The Verrucomicrobiia bacterium genome window below encodes:
- the tsaE gene encoding tRNA (adenosine(37)-N6)-threonylcarbamoyltransferase complex ATPase subunit type 1 TsaE — translation MATFISHSPAETEALGEAWGREAPRGLVIALRGDLGAGKTQLVRGLARGLGCTARVHSPTFTLVNVYDGGRLPLFHLDLYRLETPDQIHGAGVDEYLQPDGVAVIEWAERMLREHPTSNAEIRVRRVNIEIVNDTTRRIVYEDSRA, via the coding sequence ATGGCTACGTTCATTTCGCATAGTCCGGCCGAAACCGAAGCGCTCGGCGAAGCGTGGGGGCGTGAGGCGCCGCGCGGCCTGGTCATTGCGCTCCGTGGCGATTTGGGCGCGGGCAAGACGCAACTGGTGCGCGGGCTTGCGCGCGGTCTGGGCTGCACGGCCCGCGTGCATTCGCCGACGTTCACCCTCGTGAACGTGTATGACGGCGGACGGCTGCCGCTGTTTCATCTCGATCTTTACCGGCTCGAAACGCCGGACCAAATTCATGGCGCGGGCGTGGACGAATATTTGCAGCCGGACGGCGTGGCGGTCATTGAATGGGCGGAACGGATGCTCCGGGAACATCCAACATCCAATGCGGAAATCCGCGTCCGCCGGGTGAACATTGAAATCGTGAACGACACCACACGACGCATTGTTTATGAAGATTCTCGCGCTTGA
- the tsaB gene encoding tRNA (adenosine(37)-N6)-threonylcarbamoyltransferase complex dimerization subunit type 1 TsaB, giving the protein MKILALEFSSAQRSVAVACDAVHVREVIETTPGNTTRPFAMVETALAQAGLEREVIDRLVVGLGPGSYTGIRAGIALAQGWQLARSVPTTGIASTEVIAAGAQTDGLRGRLNIVVDAQRGEFYLTTWELSENARHELEPLHIVKRDVVQARLDAGEPVAGPHVTKHFPGGLNRFPRAATLAQLAMSHRDGVEAAGLEPIYLRETTFVKAPAPRVI; this is encoded by the coding sequence ATGAAGATTCTCGCGCTTGAATTCTCCTCGGCCCAGCGCAGCGTGGCGGTGGCGTGCGATGCCGTGCATGTGCGCGAAGTCATCGAAACCACGCCCGGCAACACCACGCGGCCGTTTGCCATGGTGGAAACCGCCCTGGCACAGGCCGGCCTCGAACGCGAGGTCATCGACCGTCTGGTGGTCGGGCTGGGACCGGGTTCCTACACCGGCATTCGCGCGGGCATCGCGCTGGCGCAGGGCTGGCAGCTCGCACGGTCCGTGCCCACAACCGGCATTGCGAGCACGGAAGTCATTGCCGCAGGCGCACAAACCGACGGACTCCGCGGGCGGCTGAACATTGTCGTCGATGCGCAGCGCGGGGAATTTTATCTCACGACCTGGGAGCTCTCCGAAAACGCCCGGCACGAACTGGAACCCCTTCACATCGTAAAACGCGATGTGGTGCAGGCGCGGCTGGATGCGGGTGAACCGGTGGCGGGTCCGCATGTCACGAAGCATTTCCCCGGCGGGCTGAATCGCTTCCCGCGCGCGGCAACGCTGGCCCAACTGGCAATGTCGCACCGCGACGGCGTCGAGGCCGCCGGGTTGGAGCCGATTTATCTGCGCGAGACCACGTTCGTCAAAGCCCCCGCGCCGCGTGTCATCTGA